A stretch of DNA from Xyrauchen texanus isolate HMW12.3.18 chromosome 31, RBS_HiC_50CHRs, whole genome shotgun sequence:
TCGAGTACATTTTGAATTCATGTTGAAGTCAGTGTCATCTTTAAGTCAATAAAGTAGATACTTTGTACAGTACATTGTTTGCTTTTACATTAACAACAGTTTACAAAATTGAATCAAAATGCCAAAGGCAATTCATTGCAAATTTACCTCTATTGCACTATGACAAAgtgtttcaaaaacattttaaatttttgcaATGATTAACTATTGCAATCATTAACTTGGATTTAAAGgattgggttcaatacaagttaagttcaattaaagagatagttcgaccaaaaatgaaaatgatctcatcatttaatcaccctcatgccatccaagatgtgtataactttctttattctgctaaacacaaacacaatgttttaaaagaatatctcggctctgttggtccgttcaatgcaagtgaatgggtccaaaacgaacataaaggcagcataaaagtaatccatacccctcatgtggtttaatccatgtcttcatagaAAATATGATAGGTCTcaatgagaaacagatctatatttaagtacttttttactataaattctcctccttgcccagtagatggcgataagCACGAAGAATGGACATCACCAAAAatcaaagaagaatgtgaatgtgaacgtgggtcttttttttttttttttttttttttaaatgtatagccgcaagatgtaaacaatatacgtGGGACATGACTTTAGTGTAAAAAAATTGCTTATAGGCTATCCAGTATTACTACTTTGTTGTCATGGGTTACAAATCCCTGTAATCCCGATATTGGATACAaatttacacatacagtataaggttagtaagtgattttatcacactaaaataatattagcatgttttttttatatatatatcttgtggctatgcaTTTGAAACCATGTGTATTTTAGAGTTTATGGACTGGACACTTTTACTTCCAAtgcaagtgccttactgtaactgctttttattaatatatgaaaaaatgaaatttggtaatcaacattatcccacaaatgcttttgattgagtttatcttgtattgaacccggaatattcctttaattaaaatgaaaagagTTCATAGACTATAGTTAAAGGCACAAActgtttataataaatatatataagaaGGGCCTTGCTAGTTCCTATGTAGATCACCTTAGCTTGTGGGCTGGGGCCATAAGGAGTGAAATTATACTGCCACTCTGGCAGACCCAGATAAGTGATCATAAGCCGGTAGTAAGCAGTGAAGGAGGGGGTGAGACAGTGCCAGAAAAGAGATCGGTCCAAGAACCACACCTCGCACTGCTGGGCTATTACACCTACACAGAAACAGCCAGCAGAAATAGAGGATACAGAAACAGGCCAGATGGtagtttataatgaaataaacattttgtatATCAACACATTATATCTTCCTGAATTACATGCTTGATGCATAGTCACCTGGAGAGCAACTCTTGTAAACAAGGCAGACTTTGCCATTCCCATTGCAGGTGTCCAGCTCAAAGATGCGGCTGCGAGAATCAAAATGAGGTTGTTCAGGATCATCAGATTCTAAAAAAGatatataaacatttcaaaagataaaattaaatgtgtaatcTATACTAGaacatttactgaattaaaatgcCCCAAGATTTCTCACCCCCAAAAAATCTCACCTTCTAAATCATCATCAAAATCAAGATCAGCTAAGGTAGGTGCATTGGGGAGGGAATATACACTTGACTGAATCAGAGGACGTAACTGAGCAAGACTGTTGATCACCATGCAACCCACTGAAACTACTTCATCTGTAATACACAAATCATATATGTGTTAGatgttattaaaaacaatatcatgcatcaacattttaatgaaaaatactgATCAtatctgaaattgtattttttggtAAATAGGCTTAAAAAAGGTCTCCTTTTAAGGAATCAATAAAATAGTAAATAGATGGGTTAAGAGAGTGTATGCATTAGACAACTCACTTCCCAGCTTAGAGTTCCAGGTAAGTAGGAAGCCATCTGTCGTGAGATAGAAATCTCTGAGATCTTCAGGCAATGCACAGTTGTTTTTCTGGTGGACAAGCAAGAATAAAGGTGTCTTTACACTGCAGAGTTAAGCCTACTCTGTGGCATttctgatgctgctttggttctgtgtaaatgaaatgcagcttcaaagcagctttaaatgtTGTTGTCAAAGTCTGTGTAAATACACCTAAATACCACTTCAGATACAGATTTTGTGCTACCTTTGCAATGTGGAAATGGCTTAAAACACctggtcaagtcatttttatatgtatagcgcttttcacaatgcACAATCACAATTTTCACAATCATTTCAGATCAGCTTTATAGAAAAGCATGCCATAATCCCCCCAgtaagcaagccaaaggcaacatgactgtggggggaaaaaaaataaaaaaaatccataagaTGTTTAGTTAGTGGAGAGAAAAAACCTTGAGAGGAACCAGAATTAGCTGGGGAAGGCAATCTTCCTCTGGCTttacaataatatgtaaatatgccAATACTATTTAACAATACACTgcattaattaaaggaatagttcaccccaaaatgaaaattccatctttgtttttgttcagcagaagaaagaaagtcatacacacctggaatggcatgaggcaATATTTTAGTAAGGTCATGTTTAAAATTGTAGGataatgggggcctgggtagctcagggagtattgacgctgaataccacccctggagtcgtaagtttgaatccagggtgtactgagtgactccagccttgtctcctaagcaaccaaattggcccggttgctagggagggtaaagtcacatggggtaacctcctcctagtctcgattaagtggttctcgctctcaatggggcgcgtggtaagttgtgcatggatcgcggagagtagcattagtctccacatgctttgagtctccatggtgtcatgcacaacgaggcACGTGAtatgatgcgcggattgacggtctcagatgtggaggcaactgagacctgtcctctgccacccggattgaggtgagtaaccgcgccaccaagaGGATATATATAATACCTTCATACCTGCTCCCAGGACATAAGGCATCGTTTTTCTGcaggggctttctctgcaaatcGTACATCCAACACACCTGGAAGACTCTCTGTCAAATAGGACACAAGAAATCACAATCATGCAATGAAAGTTTCTTTATATGCATAatatcaaacaattattttatattcGGAAATCATACTTGGGATAGTGTGTCTGAAAGCTTAGGCAGAAATGCAGGCTACTGCATTCTGTTGTCTATAATTATGTAAATGAAGCATTGTCCACTCACCCAAAACTCGAGTTATGCCAAAGGTGAGTCTATCTACAAATCCCTTGATGGTTTTGTCATCTCTTGCATCCTCCATTCCGAAATAACGCAAACAAACATATATCACTTGTAATGTTGCTGCATAGTCACGCCGAATGGATGCTCTCGGTCTCCACGTACGGAGACCCAAAACATTGCGATTCCCAATCCAATTGGCCAGAAATATGACAGATGAGTTATTGGACCAGTAATATTCTCAGTAGGCGGGAGTGAGGTGTGAATATTAACCAATCACACACAACGGAGATGGAaaagaggaggagctctggggcGTCATGTGGAAGTGGCGGTTGTTTCAGTATGGCGGCGGTTGCTGAGGGTGCAGCTGGGAATGGATTTTACTGGATTCGTGACAGTATCCTTTTATTTATTAGCATTATTTTGTTCCATAtatctgtgtaaatgtgtttgagTACATATAAAGGTAGACCAACATTGGTTTAGCTAGTATAAACCTCTGAAGATGATGAAAGTGGTCAGTTTTGATTAGATACAGTGGGGCTATTAGCTTGTTAGCGGATTATCATTGTCAGTTTAACTAGTATTGCACTGAACTGTAGTTGTTATACACTAAACTGCTGTTGTACTGTACTAAACTATATGTTTACTGTACAGAACGGGTGAATCtgacgaaacctgtcaagaaaacgTCCTAGTCATATTTAAGCCCAAAtcaaatatgaaattattttctttatgaaaaatataaagcCTGCAATTTGGACCATTAAGATttgtttgcattgtgaaattGCCTAACTGTTATGGAAATAatgttataatttaaaaacatactaataatttgtgattttcttttgaCTACAGTCATTGTGAAGTACgaaatgtttcttgcatagatTGTAATAGTAAAGTAATAATACTGCAGTTCTTGTGTACCTTTTGTTAACTCAAAGCTGTCATATAAAATGTCATGGGTCATataaatgcttttgtttttgtaaatggaTTTGATGTCTGTTGAGAGATCTTtggtctttttgttttttttttctgttggatGCACATGGTTTCAGCATCTGAGAGACATTTCAGCAGTATTTTCCTTAACTAGCTTAGAATCAGATGAAGAGGAGTCCACAGTTTTTGTTACAGGTGAGatctaaatacatatttttttttaggcaGCGATTGGCAAATCCTGAACTCTGACAACATGTTGACAGCTCTTTGCCTACTGATTGATGTTTGAAAGCTGAAGTATCTTTCATCTTTGGTGAAACACAGATCTTAACTGCACTTGCTTTATACTGTTTTATGATTTTGTGTGCTTAAAGAGTTTTCtgtcatctctttctctcttaggAATGAGCAGGAACAATAAGTTTGGCTCTTCAAATAATACAGAGGGAAAGATTAAAAGAAAATCTGGCAACATGGATAAAAGTGGAAAGAAACCAGGTTTACCTTTGGCAATGGAATGTACTGAGACGGTCATTGGAAAAAGTTCAGCTCAGAAACTTTTGCCTACCGTAGCCAAATCAAAAACTGTTACACCTGCACCAGAACCAGACCAGTCTCCTCTTACTTTAGCCCAGGTGAGCATTGACTTTCTTAAACAGAATATTTACAGTGCTTGAGGTAAAATCCCTCTTACTACTAGTATTACTTCTCCAACTTTTATACAGTAATGTAATCTGTTTGTTTTGATGATATTTGCAGcattatatgtattttatgtttttagtttttatctttatatttttGAAAGATTACATTTAAGATAATTATTTtacttacaccgatcagccacaacattaaaaccacctgcctaatattgtggaggtccccctcgtgctgccaaaacagtgccaacccacatcccAGAAtagcagtctggccattctctgttgatctctctcatcaacaaggcgtttccattaGCACAACTGCCGCTCAtttgatgttttttggttttggtacaattatccaatcagccaatcatgtggccgaagtgcataaaatcatgcatttatGGGTTAggcgcttcagttaatgttcatatcaatcatcataaagggaaaaatgtgatctcaatcaTTTGGacaatgattgttggtgccagactggctggtttgagtatttctgtaactgctgatctcctgggatttttacacacaacagtctctagaatatactcagaatggtgccaattaaaaccaaaaaacatccagtgtggggcagttctatccacagaactgccccacactggatgtttttttggttttaattggcaccattctgagtatattctagagactgttgatgacctctctcatcaacaaggtcaacagagaatggccagactggtttgaactgacaaagtctacggtaacttggataaccactctgtacaattgtgagaagaacatcatctcagaatgctattctaagatgtgGTTTGGTGCAGTTTTGGCGGCAagtgggggacctacacaatattagtcaggtggttttaatgttgtggctgattggtgtatactcCATTTTAAACCCTAATGTTATCATTACTGGAAAATCAAGTTTTGAAATGTAaggttttgggctcataactcaaatatcggAATTCCTTGAACtgaattttcttaaaaatccatagacttaaatttttaagtgttaataattcaaactattgagtacaaaattgaggctttTAATTGGGATACCCGCAATACTTTGCACTTGAATTATTTAACTAGTTTTTTTGGACAAATGGAAcatatgggggcatttaaatagtcgttattaagaattcatagaggttttagctcgTTTGTAGcactatttatgttgttttgttgcaaatagttatGTTATGTGTCACATTAGtgtgatctgtgtcccctttggccaagttggaccctgttagcTCAAttcttgtgcatgtgcaactaaACCATATATGCATATCTGTGGAGAAGTaagtttatttaataatttaactaGAATCTGTTATAATATTCATTCATTAAGTTGTGCTATTTTATGacctacatttttttaattaagtagaGACAACAATATTTATATAACAAGCCTGAGTTAAGTCTACTGTAATTACCGCAACTAAAATAAtttcattctatatgaacaccaagagAATTGAACTTAATTAAGCAAGTTTTGGAGACACTGttactcaatcaattgagtagagtcaacttattagggttttcagtgtgaCAATGTTCACAATTCCTGTGATGATGTCACTGTGATGAGGCAATATTTGTGCACTGACATTgggatgattttttttcttttatcaagGATCATCTTGCAAGCGGTTGTCTTTGATAATGTTAAAAAGGTTCTCTGGTTAGGGTTCTGTCCAACAAAGCTGTTGAAGtcttaaaaaaatgtgtctctTTATGATTTCTAATATGTAGATGTGCTAAATACAGTACACATCTGGACCAATGTGCTAAAATGACTAAGTGTCTGTTCTGAACTGTAGGCACTTTCCATCACTGCCCAAGCCAAAAGTAAGCCATCACTGAAGGATCTCTGCCCAGAGGACAAGCGTCGCATTGCCAATCTCATTCAGGAGCTGGCCAGGTAAAGCCCTATGATGCATTTTACcctaaatgaatgattatagtaACCCTTCAGccaatgtgcttttctgtgtatagtggtGCAACTTTGTATCTGATATGAAgctcatattgtttgtgtgtatttgcacAGAGTAAGTGAAGAAAAGGAAGAATCTGTACAGAAGCTCAGGGATGAACAGGAGACCTTTGAGAAGAAAATCCAACAGCTAGAGCAACAAAACCAACTTATTGTTCAAGAGAGAGAAAGTATCCTTATAAATCACATACAGAAATGATAAGAACCCTCTGGTCGACCAGAACCTTTAAGGTATAGTTACATTTCCAGATGGTAAACCTGTGATTGCAAGGCAGGAAAAGAATAGGAAGGAAACATAATAAAAGAGAAGTTTTAATTAAGCTTTGGTATTAGGTTGTAGTTCTTCATAAGTGAAATGCTGCAACAGAGCTGCTTTGCCGTAATCTTAATTCCGTGCAACTAGAAGTCTTTGCAGTGCAAAGTGGCTATATGGTTAAATTATAGAAGTAGCAAATATATGAAAGAAAGATGACCAGTTGGAATCTAGCATGCAAATATTATTTGATCACAACATCGTTGATGGTTTTGAGTCAATGGCAAGTTTTAAACTTTAattctaaaggaatagttctcccaaaaatgaaaatgatttactcactcatgttgttccaaaccagtattgcTTTctgtcttatgcagaacacagaaGAACAAATTTTTAACGAATGTCcctgtctgtcttttcaatacaatgatagTTGAGCACCCAAAAGTATCATTAACACCAAAAAGCTTTTTATATTCCGGAGGATACAATCATTTATTGTAGAGACTGGGGAGAGGGacaatgagtgagtcagtgacattttttgaaaaataGTGCAAATAGCACCCATGCTAATACTGAAAACATGCATCTTTTGTATATTGTATAAAGTCTGGCATCAACTCACAATCTATTTCTAAAAGTAAAAAGGCAGCATTTTATTGAGAAGGCAGC
This window harbors:
- the tpgs2 gene encoding tubulin polyglutamylase complex subunit 2 isoform X1 gives rise to the protein MEDARDDKTIKGFVDRLTFGITRVLESLPGVLDVRFAEKAPAEKRCLMSWEQKNNCALPEDLRDFYLTTDGFLLTWNSKLGNEVVSVGCMVINSLAQLRPLIQSSVYSLPNAPTLADLDFDDDLEESDDPEQPHFDSRSRIFELDTCNGNGKVCLVYKSCSPGVIAQQCEVWFLDRSLFWHCLTPSFTAYYRLMITYLGLPEWQYNFTPYGPSPQAKQWAALYQPLTFHCDPNHDTASEPLLNKLDPAKAFRGKAKPPTPKKKQPAQVPASGGNTAKGQGVSGRHGMIKR
- the tpgs2 gene encoding tubulin polyglutamylase complex subunit 2 isoform X2: MPYVLGAGMKKNNCALPEDLRDFYLTTDGFLLTWNSKLGNEVVSVGCMVINSLAQLRPLIQSSVYSLPNAPTLADLDFDDDLEESDDPEQPHFDSRSRIFELDTCNGNGKVCLVYKSCSPGVIAQQCEVWFLDRSLFWHCLTPSFTAYYRLMITYLGLPEWQYNFTPYGPSPQAKQWAALYQPLTFHCDPNHDTASEPLLNKLDPAKAFRGKAKPPTPKKKQPAQVPASGGNTAKGQGVSGRHGMIKR